In Engraulis encrasicolus isolate BLACKSEA-1 chromosome 15, IST_EnEncr_1.0, whole genome shotgun sequence, the following proteins share a genomic window:
- the rassf8b gene encoding ras association domain-containing protein 8b isoform X2 produces the protein MRAMELKVWVDGVQRIVCGVTEVTTCQEVVIALAQAIGRTGRYTLIEKWRETERHLAPHENPVASLNKWGQYASDVQLVLQRTGPSLSERPTSEGMPPGVGGGGVPPRVPERGLYRQSLPPLAKLRPAGLSDRSLKRREPKRKSLTFTGGSRGLRDIFGKGHHQQQHQQQQQQQGHHHHHHHPLHHRAATPIAHAYQPGSVTLTQARNGALTPIPIPMAAPSPTQELSRLVHLQQEKLRSLESCLQSCQAEMQAWMDTGNANHADHHRLKEEDEEVLVETEEEVAAAEEEERRAAMREDEEEQELLRLEQQLRRNEAEMQEEEFWENELQIERESERQLREQLLELRARVGECEARLSEYAARIQGMEAGLEAERLQQEMQETRQANEEELRVRLEKVRGELDLQAQHTARLDNSCRAVDRSLGQSSKRLQKEQELEQLTKELRQVNLQQFIQQTGTKVTVLPAEPTEEDTAGTDTGTEQTGTESADPNPPLKRLGSGRQLPNDLRALQSPHSSSFNPEGIYV, from the exons ATGAGAGCCATGGAGCTGAAAGTGTGGGTGGACGGCGTCCAGCGCATCGTCTGCGGGGTCACCGAGGTCACCACCTGCCAGGAGGTGGTCATCGCTCTGGCACAGGCCATAG GGCGAACCGGGAGGTACACGCTGATCGAGAAATGGCGGGAGACGGAGCGGCACCTGGCGCCGCACGAGAACCCGGTGGCCTCGCTCAACAAGTGGGGCCAGTACGCCAGCGACGTGCAGCTGGTGCTCCAGCGCACCGGGCCCTCGCTGAGCGAGCGGCCCACCTCCGAGGGCATGCCACCGGGGGTTGGCGGTGGTGGGGTCCCGCCGCGGGTGCCCGAACGCGGCCTCTACCGCCAAAGCCTGCCGCCCCTGGCCAAGCTGCGGCCTGCGGGACTCTCCGACCGCTCGCTCAAGCGGCGCGAGCCCAAGCGCAAGTCGCTCACCTTCACCGGCGGCTCGCGGGGCCTGCGTGACATCTTCGGGAAAG gccaccaccaacagcagcaccagcagcagcagcagcagcagggccaccaccaccaccaccaccacccactccacCACCGCGCCGCCACCCCCATCGCCCACGCCTACCAGCCCGGCTCCGTCACCCTCACCCAGGCCAGGAACGGGGCACtcactcccatccccatccccatggcCGCCCCCAGCCCCACGCAGGAGCTGAGCCGCCTGGTGCACCTGCAGCAGGAGAAGCTGCGCTCGCTGGAGAGCTGCCTGCAGAGCTGCCAGGCCGAGATGCAGGCCTGGATGGACACCGGCAACGCCAACCATGCGGACCACCACAGGCtcaag gaggaggatgaggaggtccTGGTGGAGACCGAGGAGGAGGTGGccgcggcggaggaggaggagaggcgagcgGCAATGcgcgaggacgaggaggagcaggagctccTGCGTCTGGAGCAGCAGCTGCGCAGGAACGAGGCGGAGATGCAGGAGGAGGAGTTCTGGGAGAACGAGCTGCAGATCGAGCGCGAGAGCGAGCGGCAGCTGCGGGAGCAGCTCCTGGAGCTGAGGGCGCGCGTGGGGGAGTGCGAGGCGCGGCTGTCCGAGTATGCCGCCCGCATCCAGGGCATGGAGGCCGGCCTGGAGGCCGAGAGGCTGCAGCAGGAGATGCAGGAGACGCGGCAG GCCAATGAGGAGGAGCTGCGTGTGCGTCTGGAGAAGGTGAGGGGGGAGCTGGATCTGCAGGCACAGCACACCGCACGCCTGGACAACAGCTGCAGAGCCGTGGACCGCTCACTAGGACAGTCCAGCAAGAGGCTGCAG aaggagcaggagctggagcagcTGACCAAGGAGTTGAGGCAGGTCAACCTGCAGCAGTTCATCCAGCAGACGGGCACCAAGGTCACCGTGCTGCCCGCCGAGCCCACCGAGGAGGACACCGCCGGCACCGACACCGGCACAGAGCAGACTGGCACAG
- the rassf8b gene encoding ras association domain-containing protein 8b isoform X1 — MRAMELKVWVDGVQRIVCGVTEVTTCQEVVIALAQAIGRTGRYTLIEKWRETERHLAPHENPVASLNKWGQYASDVQLVLQRTGPSLSERPTSEGMPPGVGGGGVPPRVPERGLYRQSLPPLAKLRPAGLSDRSLKRREPKRKSLTFTGGSRGLRDIFGKGHHQQQHQQQQQQQGHHHHHHHPLHHRAATPIAHAYQPGSVTLTQARNGALTPIPIPMAAPSPTQELSRLVHLQQEKLRSLESCLQSCQAEMQAWMDTGNANHADHHRLKEEDEEVLVETEEEVAAAEEEERRAAMREDEEEQELLRLEQQLRRNEAEMQEEEFWENELQIERESERQLREQLLELRARVGECEARLSEYAARIQGMEAGLEAERLQQEMQETRQANEEELRVRLEKVRGELDLQAQHTARLDNSCRAVDRSLGQSSKRLQEKEQELEQLTKELRQVNLQQFIQQTGTKVTVLPAEPTEEDTAGTDTGTEQTGTESADPNPPLKRLGSGRQLPNDLRALQSPHSSSFNPEGIYV, encoded by the exons ATGAGAGCCATGGAGCTGAAAGTGTGGGTGGACGGCGTCCAGCGCATCGTCTGCGGGGTCACCGAGGTCACCACCTGCCAGGAGGTGGTCATCGCTCTGGCACAGGCCATAG GGCGAACCGGGAGGTACACGCTGATCGAGAAATGGCGGGAGACGGAGCGGCACCTGGCGCCGCACGAGAACCCGGTGGCCTCGCTCAACAAGTGGGGCCAGTACGCCAGCGACGTGCAGCTGGTGCTCCAGCGCACCGGGCCCTCGCTGAGCGAGCGGCCCACCTCCGAGGGCATGCCACCGGGGGTTGGCGGTGGTGGGGTCCCGCCGCGGGTGCCCGAACGCGGCCTCTACCGCCAAAGCCTGCCGCCCCTGGCCAAGCTGCGGCCTGCGGGACTCTCCGACCGCTCGCTCAAGCGGCGCGAGCCCAAGCGCAAGTCGCTCACCTTCACCGGCGGCTCGCGGGGCCTGCGTGACATCTTCGGGAAAG gccaccaccaacagcagcaccagcagcagcagcagcagcagggccaccaccaccaccaccaccacccactccacCACCGCGCCGCCACCCCCATCGCCCACGCCTACCAGCCCGGCTCCGTCACCCTCACCCAGGCCAGGAACGGGGCACtcactcccatccccatccccatggcCGCCCCCAGCCCCACGCAGGAGCTGAGCCGCCTGGTGCACCTGCAGCAGGAGAAGCTGCGCTCGCTGGAGAGCTGCCTGCAGAGCTGCCAGGCCGAGATGCAGGCCTGGATGGACACCGGCAACGCCAACCATGCGGACCACCACAGGCtcaag gaggaggatgaggaggtccTGGTGGAGACCGAGGAGGAGGTGGccgcggcggaggaggaggagaggcgagcgGCAATGcgcgaggacgaggaggagcaggagctccTGCGTCTGGAGCAGCAGCTGCGCAGGAACGAGGCGGAGATGCAGGAGGAGGAGTTCTGGGAGAACGAGCTGCAGATCGAGCGCGAGAGCGAGCGGCAGCTGCGGGAGCAGCTCCTGGAGCTGAGGGCGCGCGTGGGGGAGTGCGAGGCGCGGCTGTCCGAGTATGCCGCCCGCATCCAGGGCATGGAGGCCGGCCTGGAGGCCGAGAGGCTGCAGCAGGAGATGCAGGAGACGCGGCAG GCCAATGAGGAGGAGCTGCGTGTGCGTCTGGAGAAGGTGAGGGGGGAGCTGGATCTGCAGGCACAGCACACCGCACGCCTGGACAACAGCTGCAGAGCCGTGGACCGCTCACTAGGACAGTCCAGCAAGAGGCTGCAG gagaaggagcaggagctggagcagcTGACCAAGGAGTTGAGGCAGGTCAACCTGCAGCAGTTCATCCAGCAGACGGGCACCAAGGTCACCGTGCTGCCCGCCGAGCCCACCGAGGAGGACACCGCCGGCACCGACACCGGCACAGAGCAGACTGGCACAG